In the genome of Hyphomicrobium sp. ghe19, the window GACGCGGGCGCTGAAAATGTCGCCTATCCGCTGATCGAACACGAGTTCAGGGGGAACGCGGGAATCAATGCATCCGATCACGATGGACGCCGGGTATTGCCCGGTTGCCGTGGCGTGTACTTGCTTCAGGAGATTGCAATTCAGCGTCTTCCCGGAGACGAAGCGTTGGTTTCCAGCTTTCAGACCCGCCAAGGCTTCATCGGGCGTGATCGCCGCCTGGCGGGCTTTCGTAAACGCCTCGCACTGTCCCGCAGCAAAGGCCCGGTCGAGTGTAAGCAGGCTCGCAGCGATAGCTCCGCTGCGGCAGAACTGGCGACGTGAAAACATGGCCATCCCCCTTGGTTCGCAGAGGAATCAGCCCGCAAAGCTTGAACGGTGCGCCGCTGCCCCGAAGCACTGTATGCACCAGTTCGCGGCGGGAGGTGAGTGCCTTTTTTTGTCGGAGTGAGCTTAAGTGCCGACCGGTTTGGTCGAGCCGACTGCCTGCGGGCGCTATAGCAATCGCAGCGGGTCGGTGTGGCGGCGCGATTTGCCTTCAAAGAACGAGCCGTTTTCCAGCAATAGCCGCTTGTGCACGATGTCAGCGTTGACCGAGCAGGCGGCCTTGAGCGTCAGCAGGTTTGCGAAAATCTCGCCCGTAACCTCGCCCATCACGGTCACTTCCTCGGATTTGATCGTTCCTTCGATCACGCCGCGTTCTGTGACAATGAGCGAGAGGCAATTAACGTCGCCGAGGACGGTCCCATCGATGACGACGGGTCCAGGGTAATCTACGCCGCCTTCAATCGTCGCGGTGCGTGGAATGGAAAGCGTGCGGCCGATGTTTCCCGGCTTTCGCTCGATCATTGATATCGCCCCATAGCTGATGCCGTTTTCCGCATGGGTACTTTTGGAAAGATTGGTGGCGAATTTCGGGCCTGACTGAACGATGTGACGTCTGGCCTCAAATTGTTTTTGCGGCGCTTTGCAACTCCGCTTGCGCGTTCGCAGCCAATCGTATTAGCAACCGCCCGGAAACCGGCACTAAAAGGAGTCTTGATAGCCATGGCGGACAACACCAATACGAACGCGGCAATCGCGGACCTGAAGCGCGAGATCGCCGAGCTCTCGGGGCTGTCGCTCGCCACGGGCGTCATCCTCACGCAGCTCCTGCAGAAAATCGCCAGCCGCGAGATGAACCCGCAGGCATCCGCCACCACGATCGTGTCCAACGCGCGCGCGGCAATCGAGGGCTTCACCTCGAAAGAGGGGTCAGATCCTGTGATGAAAACGCGGGCTCTCGAGGCGGTGAAGCAATACGAAGAGCAGATCCGCTCGGTGCTTCGGGATTAGAAATTTTGCTAACAAGCGGCGGTCCGGTTCCATGTCGCGTCTCGCGACTGTTGCCGGCTGCCCGCTAGGCCTCGCGTGGTCTAATCCGCTTCAG includes:
- a CDS encoding polymer-forming cytoskeletal protein, whose translation is MIERKPGNIGRTLSIPRTATIEGGVDYPGPVVIDGTVLGDVNCLSLIVTERGVIEGTIKSEEVTVMGEVTGEIFANLLTLKAACSVNADIVHKRLLLENGSFFEGKSRRHTDPLRLL